The Candidatus Hydrogenisulfobacillus filiaventi sequence GCCGTGACGGTTTATGAGGCTATCAGCGCAGATCCGGGTGTGCAGGCGGTGAACCTGCATGGTGCCATGCATCCCTTGCACAAAGCGCATCAGATCCGCCGTGTCCGGGAAATGCTCGGGGACGGGACGGGCCAGCCTGAAAGGCCTTTAGTGGTTGTATCCACTCAGGTGATGGAAGCGGGCGTCGATCTTAATTTCCGGAGCCTTTTCCGCGCGCGCGCGGTGCTATCATCGATGGTTCAGGCTGCGGGCCGCGCCAACCGCCACGGGCAGGCCGGAAACCCGGCTGATGTGCGGGTGTTTGATTTTGTCCGGGAAGACGGCTCGGATTCCCGGGTTTGGGTTTACCGCAACCGGGTGTACCGGGAGGAAACCGATCGTTGGTTGCCCCCCGGGAACGCGTGGACGGAAATCGAGCTGGTGACGCGTCTAGCAAGCTATTACCGGAGTGTCTTCGACCGCAGTCCCCAGACCGCCTTGCTGGATAGATTCCGCAAGGCAGCTTCAGGCCAATGGTCCGAGCTGGCCGGCCTGGAGCCGTTTGAGCAGGTGCCGTATCACCGTCCAGTCTTTGTTCCGGTGGCAGGGCCGGAGCAGGACCCCCTACAATGGCTGGACGAGCCCACACAAGGCCTGATCGACTATTTTGCGATTCCCAGCCTCGAGGCAATTTACGACCGCCTTTATGACCGCGGTTTTCTGGGCGGTCTGGGACCCGTCGATCGGAGGCGGTTTCTTAACCTGATGGGGAAATTCACGGTCAGCATGCCGGTCAAGACCCTTCAAATATTAACCGAATGGAATCCGGAGCGGGAGGTGCAGCGCCTGGTGGATGTGCGGGCTTATTCGCCCACGACCGGCTTAGGGCGGTGGGTGCGCAAGGAGGATCAGGGCGAGGCGATTTTCCTATGAGCAACATAGCCGGGGAGGGACCGTCTGAGGTGCCCGTGGGCGGGACCCTCATCCGGGATTACACCATTTGTCCCAGGCAGGTATGGTTGGGGGTACACGCCATCTCCCCGGATGAGGATGATGCCAATCTGGTAGTCGGGCGGTTTCTCCATGCCGAGGCGGAGTCTCATCAAAGCCTTCGGCCTGTGGTGGGCCACAGCCGTTTTGACGCTGTCGTTGGTCGGGAGGGCGAACTGGTGGTGGTAGAAATTAAAAAAAGTGCCCGGGCCCTGGAGGCAGCCCGAATGCAGCTGGCGTTCTATCTCCTGGAGCTGCAGCGCCGCGGAGTCCACGCCCGCGGGGAAATCCGTGTTCCGGACGAACACAAACGGATCCCGCTGACCCTGTCCGACGATCTGATCGCCCAGGTGGAGAAGATTGAGCAAGCCGTGCGCACTTTGGCAGAGGAGGCGGTTCCACCCCCTGCCCGTCGTGTTTCCTGGTGCAGCCGCTGTGCCTACCATGATTTCTGTTGGAGCTGAAGCCAAAGGAGCGTCTATGGAACGGACGATTCATATTTTTTCCTCCGGCGTGCTACGGCGCCATGGCGACACCATCGCATTCGAAGGCAAGGATGGTACCCGCTATCTGCCGGTTGAGGCCGTGGCGGAAATAATGGTTCATGGAGAAGTCGATCTCAACAAACGGTTTTTGGAATTTCTCTCAGAAAAAGAAATTCCACTACATTATTTCAACCACTTTGGAAATTATATGGGTACCTTTTACCCACATGAGCACTACAATTCGGGTTTTATGATTCTGAAGCAGGCTGAGTATTATCTTGACCCGGAAAAGCGTCTCCAGTTAGCCCGGCGGTTTGTATCGGGGGCCTCTAGGAATTTGCTGCGCGTGCTCCGCTATTATCGGAGCCGTGGAAAAGATCTGGATGCCCGGATTGGAAGCATGGAGGATTTGACCGCGAAGCTGGAGACATGTGCCACTATCCCGGAGTTGATGGCAATAGAAGGGAATCTTCGGGAAATGTATTACAACGCCTTCGACACGATTTTGGATCACCCGGCATGGACATTTGATCGCCGTAGCCGGCGTCCTCCCGAAAACTCTCTTAATTCGCTGATTAGTTTTGGAAATAGCCTCCTTTATGCCACTTCGCTGAGTGAGATCTATAAAACGCATCTGGATCCCCGGATCGGGTATCTGCATACAACGAACTGGCGCAGATTTTCTTTGAACCTTGACATTTCCGAGATTTTCAAGCCCGTGTTGGTTGATCGGCTGATATTTACGATGGTTGGCAAGGGCATGATTCGGCCATCCGACTTTCACAGGGAAAGTGGGGGTCTTTTTCTAACAGAGGCTGCACGGCGAAGGTTTGTGGAAGAATACGAGAACCGGCTCCGTACCGTTATTCGGCATCGGCGCAATGGAAGGCTCGTTTCGTACCGTCGATTGATCCGACTTGATTTATATCGATTAGAAAAACATCTGATTGGGGAAGAGCCATATGATCCGTTTGTCGCTGCTTGGTAATACCAGGAAGGGGTACAGGGCGTGTTCGTTATTGTGGTTTATGATGCTGGCGTTAAGAGGGATCCCAAGGTGCTTAAAGTGTGCAGGCGTTATCTGTCCTGGGTACAAAGGTCG is a genomic window containing:
- the cas1 gene encoding CRISPR-associated endonuclease Cas1 2; its protein translation is MERTIHIFSSGVLRRHGDTIAFEGKDGTRYLPVEAVAEIMVHGEVDLNKRFLEFLSEKEIPLHYFNHFGNYMGTFYPHEHYNSGFMILKQAEYYLDPEKRLQLARRFVSGASRNLLRVLRYYRSRGKDLDARIGSMEDLTAKLETCATIPELMAIEGNLREMYYNAFDTILDHPAWTFDRRSRRPPENSLNSLISFGNSLLYATSLSEIYKTHLDPRIGYLHTTNWRRFSLNLDISEIFKPVLVDRLIFTMVGKGMIRPSDFHRESGGLFLTEAARRRFVEEYENRLRTVIRHRRNGRLVSYRRLIRLDLYRLEKHLIGEEPYDPFVAAW
- a CDS encoding CRISPR-associated RecB family exonuclease Cas4a: MSNIAGEGPSEVPVGGTLIRDYTICPRQVWLGVHAISPDEDDANLVVGRFLHAEAESHQSLRPVVGHSRFDAVVGREGELVVVEIKKSARALEAARMQLAFYLLELQRRGVHARGEIRVPDEHKRIPLTLSDDLIAQVEKIEQAVRTLAEEAVPPPARRVSWCSRCAYHDFCWS